The Plectropomus leopardus isolate mb chromosome 1, YSFRI_Pleo_2.0, whole genome shotgun sequence sequence GAGTCATTAAAAAGCGCAGTGGTGTCGTTATTTTTCATCAATACAGCAGGAAGCATTAAGCCTGCTGCTGTGGCTCGACTGGTGCATCAAAGGGACAAAATAGCATTACACGAATAAtgcgattaaaaaaaacagtgcattaAATTTGGACCTTAATCACATCGTGATTAACGCATTAATGCTGAAGGCCCTAAAAGTAATATAATCAAAACGGTCTTTGTGCCGTTAATAAGttcaacagcaaacacacaaattggGCCAGAGCTTCTAaattataaacacacaaactctaCTAAATATTACCTTTAGTTTATTTAACAAAGAGATGAGTCTAATATACTGTAAGGCTCTATTAACAcaccacaaaataaacacatacagaATACAAACATCACTAATGTTCAATGGcagcatgtttttattgcagGGGCGGTGCCTTATGTCCTGCGTCGAACTGACGCACGGTCTCATCAGAAAACCAAAACCACAACCTAGagagttttaatattttttaattttatgaacAGAATCTTTGCCTTAACCTAAAGATTGAATCTATAGGAGACTTCATGCCTCACTGTCACTTCAAACTGAGATGATTTCTTAATTCCTGACTGCAGTAAATTCTCAAATTCACCATCACAGCGTGATGCTGAAAAATATGTTCAACTACATAGtgaattatttatgtaatttatgttCAGTAACAAATATCTGCTCAGATGGAGGGCTCTGTGCTCTGATATCAGTGCAGTATTTGCATTAATAGATGCCCAGTTGAGCTTAAAAGGCAGACAGTCAGTCAGTTTATCTTCCCAATATATCAGaatcatatttgtgttttggtaATTACTCACTCTGCCATTCCCTGCTCCATGTTTAAGTCTATTCCTCCGTCCAGGAGACTTCCATCCTCAGCAAACACTGGCTTGGCCATGGCAGACATGGAGCGGTAACTCCCGACATACACTGCTAGTGCAAACccgagcagcagctgcaggaggcaGACAAGGTGTTAGGAAGGAGTGTTGCATTACATCTGTGGATATTTAAATCTTAATGAATGAATTCACTCACCCATGTCCAAAATGTAGACGAACTGTAGAAAACCAAAAGATTTACAGCAGCATATATtgcctgcagaggaggaggagtgtatTTAAAATTGGGTTGACAATCTGagagagctgcaacaattaggtGATGAATCAATAAATTCATCAAGACAagataaatctaaaataatctGATAATACAACAAtcatttcactgtgttttcaagcaaaaatgctgATACGATCttgtttcagcttctcaaaaGTGgtgatttgacagtttttgttaaTATGAAAGTAATGACAGAATTAAGAATGCAAACAATTACTCACAAAAATACTCAACAGATTAATCAGTTATGAAAATGAACATCAGTTGCAACAATACAATAAAGTATTCTGGTAATATTAGGCCATTGCAAACCAATGAGCAGGACTCCATTGTGGTAATTTTGAATTCAGAgtatttttgcatcagtgtgaTGATGTGCcttcattttcaaacaaaaacagacattttaactgtttaattaattattagatAATTTAATATCTAAAACATATGTTTGTGACACACCTGAAACATACTATAATGTCTAAAATTGGGTTTAGCATtagaaagtaaaacaacagtGTGAATaactgtagtttgtttttacagaacaaGACTTGATCTAATAAGAATAAGGTCAACACAACATAAACGTGATATCACTTAATCGCGGTCTGCAGCGCTGAGGTTCTCACGTTAGCTCCGAGGATGACTCTGGTGTAAAACTTCAGCGTCGCCTCGTTGTCCTCGTAGATCTGCTTCTTCCCCTTTGTGCCGACTTTACCTTTGGGCTGTTTGACAAAACAGAGAGCAGTTTCAGTGTTATCAGCCGTTCATGCGACGGTTTCTGCTTAACAACAGTAACTCAGAGCTCACTAAATCTGCAAATCTGTATTTTAGGATTTATATATTTAGACCTTAACTTAAATAATTATGGGGCACTCCCATTATTATGGACATGAAATCATAGTTTAGTAAGATAAGAAGTACAACACCGACAAACACGACCGAGCTAAATCACTTCAATCACTTCAGTAAAAAGGTATTGCTGCCATCTGTTGTCCTCCACACTGGAAACAGGAGGTGTGAGGTTCCTGACTGATGATTTCTGCGTGTCgattaaatatgttttacacTGATATCTTATATTATTAGAAGGGAAATGAAAGCTAATGAttaagttgtctttttttgttaaaagtaaaTTACCCATATATTATTTCCTGTAACTCTAGAGCCCCTTTCTTATattaaatcattaattaaatttgtttaaaaaagcatgaCCAATCTGTTTCACTGTATATTTATCGAGCTGTTTGtgctctgtgatgtttttgtgtattgtgTAAACAAAACTCATGAGTAggaatttaaatagaataacaCGGGAGGCTGCATCACACTTCATCTGAGCAGAGCCCCAAATAATGTCAAGAAAGTGATTAAACCTGCTTTTGACTAATCTTATTTGGGATTCGGCTTTGtcaaatattctttttattgcggaaaaaaatctgaatcagactcaaattaattaaaagtagGTCTTCATATTCAAGGAATGTGTTTTAGAGTATTGATTCATGACACAAACATATTGAGAGAAGATTAAATTAACAGCAACAGCAAGTATTGCAAAAACCAAGacataaatatatgttaaattacaataataccTTACACCATACAGGCATTGAACTAGAAAGACTGCATCAACACTTTTAAGAGATTTgatctcttttattattttcatggctcattattttttttattttattatttttcattatttggcTGCCTATTTTCACTATTGTACCTTGTATTTTTACACGTTTTTAAGGTGTATTGTTGAGGTTGTTTGAAAGATGCAAAAGACAAGTTTGTACTGAGGTGGACAATATAATCTGTTCATCTATCTATccatttatttatctcttaaaataatctttaacaATACCGGATAAACATATACAATATATCCGCATACAGAGCTGTGTATTTTTGGTAGATAGGTGTAGAAATAGGCAAGATACTGTCCAAGGAACGTGCAAAAGTTCACcatataaagtatttttaaaaaatatggttaATGCACACAAATAACAGTCAAAGAGATGTGCATTAAAATTACCAAATAAAACTAGCATAAATCTGTGGTTCATGAACCACAGCCATATATTCTGGTCATGTGATGGCATAAAAAAATTGAGAAGAAAGATTCATATTTGGTTTTTAATAATAAGGGtagcaatcattaaaaaataacaagaaattagttaaagaaTGACAacttaataatgataaatggAAAGATCTTGTGAATGAAACATATGAAATGGAAAAGATTATTATGTGAATTTAGAAAccaaatacatatatttgaaGACAGATGGGAGAAATggattaaatatataacaaagaactgtttttcttctccatTTGTCTCACCTGCTAACTTAGTAATCCTGTAACATGAAATTACTCCATTTATTAACCCAttcatgttgaatttgtgaactGCGAATGCTTTGCGAACTTTTgttaactatttttttatggttttgttcatttcagttaaaaattatagaaataatttaataaaactagCATAAATCTAATTTCTGTGTGTATTATCTCAGAGTCCTGCAGCCTGCTGTCACTGTATGAGTCATTATTAACAGCAGCTTCAGTTATAATAAACTGCTTCATGTGTCCGTGAATCAGTAAgtgttctctgtctctgtctctgtccctgtccctgtctctgtccctgtccctgtctctgtccctgtctctgtccctgtctctgtctctgtccctgtctctgtccctgtccctgtccctgtctctgtctctgtccctgtccctgtccctgtctctgtccctgtccctgtctctgtctctgtccctgtccctgtctctgtctctgtccctgtctctgtccctgtcactgtctctgtctctgtccctgtctctgtccctgtcactgctgcagctgtaagtgtgtgtgtgtgtgtgtgtgtgtgtgtgtgtgtgtttgtctcaccGCCATTCTGAGCCGCTGCTGCCgttttcttcctctgtgtcttCTTTGACATCGACCTGTGAGCCGCCGCCGCTTCTCTGCGTTATTTTATTATCGCTGCATCAAAGAAGAAACTCTGGACTGTCCCCGAGGGCTGATTTCTTGTAACACATCAGCATTTGAGCCTTCTGCTGGGGGATCAATATATCCGGCGCGCGTGAAAATGTCGTCATCAAAATCCTCGCGTGGTGATCGGTGCAGTTTGGTGACAGAGCGCCACCTGCTGCTCATCGAAATAA is a genomic window containing:
- the tmem208 gene encoding transmembrane protein 208, translating into MAPKGKVGTKGKKQIYEDNEATLKFYTRVILGANAIYAAVNLLVFYSSSTFWTWLLLGFALAVYVGSYRSMSAMAKPVFAEDGSLLDGGIDLNMEQGMAEHLKDVILLTAIVQVLSTISSYFWYLWLLAPARALHLLWVNFLGPWFMAESPSAPEEVNEKKQRRQERRQMKRF